CGAGCTGGCGTTGATACAGATCTTTTTCATTCTCGGTGCTGGCTGCGCTTTCAATTGCATCGGCATCGTACAGCAACACGCCAAGATAACGGATACGCCCTACGCAGGTTTCAGAACAGACGGTCGGCTGACCCGCTTCAATGCGCGGATAACAGAAGATGCACTTCTCAGATTTACCGCTCTTCCAGTTGAAGTAGATCTTTTTGTATGGGCAGCCGGTGATGCACATCCGCCAGCCGCGGCACTTGTCCTGGTCGATCAGGACAATACCGTCTTCTTCACGCTTGTAGATGGCGCCGCTCGGGCAGGTCGCCACACATGCCGGGTTCAGGCAATGCTCACACAGACGCGGTAGATACATCATGAAGGTGTTTTCGAACTGGCCGTACATTGCCTTCTGCATGTTCTCGAAGTTCTGGTCTTTCGACAGCTTTTCGAACTCACCGCCCAGGTCGTCTTCCCAGTTCGGACCTTTGGTGATTTTGTCCATCCGCTGGCCGGTAATCAGCGAGCGCGGACGGGCAATCGGCTGCGCTTTGCTACCTTCCGGCGCGGTGTGCAGATTCTGATAGTCGAAATCAAACGGTTCATAGTAATCATCCATGCCCGGCAGATGCGGGTTAGCGAAGATTTTGCCCAGCAACATCGCGCGGTTACCCATGCGCGGCTGTAGTTTACCGTTAATTTTACGGATCCAGCCGCCCTTCCACTTCTCCTGGTTTTCCCAGTCGTTCGGGAAACCCACGCCCGGTTTACTTTCGACGTTGTTGAACCAGGCGTATTCCATGCCTTCCCGGCTGGTCCAGACGTTTTTACAGGTGACCGAGCAGGTGTGGCAACCGATGCACTTATCGAGATTCAGCACCATGCCGACTTGTGAACGAATTTTCATTTTACGCTCTCCTGTACCTGGTCATTGCCTTCGCCATCCAACCAGTTAATGTTCTTCATCTTACGTACCACTACAAATTCATCACGGTTAGAGCCGACGGTACCGTAGTAGTTAAAGCCATAGGCCAGCTGAGCATAGCCGCCGATCATATGGGTCGGTTTTGGCGTGATACGGGTCACCGAGTTGTGGATACCGCCGCGCTGCTGGGTGATTTCTGAACCCGGCAGATTAACGATACGTTCCTGCGCGTGGTACATCATGGTCATCCCGGCGGGGACACGCTGGCTGACCACTGCACGGGCAGTTAATGCGCCGTTACTGTTAAAGACTTCAATCCAGTCGTTATCTTCGATGCCCAGATCTTTCGCATCGGCTTCACTCATCCACACAATCGGGCCGCCACGGGATAACGTCAGCATCAGCAGGTTGTCGCTATAGGTAGAGTGGATACCCCACTTCTGGTGCGGTGTCAGGAAGTTAAGCGCTTTTTCCGGATTACCGTTCGATTTCTCGCCCATCACCTCTTTCACTGAGCGGGTATCGATAGGCGGACGGTAAACCAACAGGCTTTCACCAAAATCACGCATCCACTGGTGGTCCTGATACAGCTGCTGGCGACCAGACAACGTACGCCATGGAATTAGCTCATGGACGTTGGTGTAACCGGCATTGTAAGAAACATGTTCATCTTCCAGACCAGACCAGGTCGGGCTGGAGATAATCTTACGCGGCTGCGCCTGAATATCGCGGAAGCGGATTTTCTCGTCTTCTTTATTCAGTGCCAGATGCGTGTGGTCTCGACCGGTAAATTCACTGAGTGCCGCCCAGGCTTTTACCGCCACCTGACCATTAGTTTCCGGTGCCAGCGTCAGGATCATTTCTGCCGCATCAATCGCCGTGTTGAGCATTGGCTGGCCTTTCGCCGGGCCTTCCGCCTTGGTGTAGTTAAGCTTACGCAGCAGATCCATTTCGCTCTGGGTATTCCACGCAATACCTTTCCCACCGTTGCCGATTTTCTCCATCAGCGGGCCGATAGAGGTGAAACGCTCGTATGTCGCCGGATAATCGCGCTCAACGGTCAGAATGTGCGGAGCGGTGACACCCGGAATCAGGTCGCATTCACCTTTCTTCCAGTCTTTGACATCCAGCGGCTGCGCCAGCTCGGCGGCAGAGTCATGCTGGATAGGTAGCGTCACTACATCCGTTTCTTTACCAAGATGCCCTACGCAAACTTCGGAGAATTTCTTCGCAATCGCTTTGTAGATTTCCCAGTCGCTCCTCGATTCCCAGGCAGGGTCAACGGCTGCCGACAAAGGATGAATAAACGGATGCATATCCGAAGTATTCATATCGTCTTTTTCATACCATGTAGCGGTTGGCAGTACGATGTCGGAATACAGACAGGTGCTCGACAGACGGAAGTCCAGCGTCACCACCAGATCCAGCTTGCCGTCGAGGCCA
The Salmonella bongori NCTC 12419 DNA segment above includes these coding regions:
- the narH gene encoding nitrate reductase subunit beta, which translates into the protein MKIRSQVGMVLNLDKCIGCHTCSVTCKNVWTSREGMEYAWFNNVESKPGVGFPNDWENQEKWKGGWIRKINGKLQPRMGNRAMLLGKIFANPHLPGMDDYYEPFDFDYQNLHTAPEGSKAQPIARPRSLITGQRMDKITKGPNWEDDLGGEFEKLSKDQNFENMQKAMYGQFENTFMMYLPRLCEHCLNPACVATCPSGAIYKREEDGIVLIDQDKCRGWRMCITGCPYKKIYFNWKSGKSEKCIFCYPRIEAGQPTVCSETCVGRIRYLGVLLYDADAIESAASTENEKDLYQRQLDVFLDPNDPAVIEQALKDGIPLSVIDAAQQSPVYKMAMDWKLALPLHPEYRTLPMVWYVPPLSPIQSAADAGELGSNGILPDVDSLRIPVQYLANLLTAGDTQPVLLALKRMLAMRHYKRAETVDGKVDTRALEEVGLTEAQAQEMYRYLAIANYEDRFVVPSSHRELARDAFPEKSGCGFTFGDGCHGSDTKFNLFNSRRIDAVDVTSKTESHQ